Part of the Sphingopyxis sp. 113P3 genome, AGCGCTCGCAAAAGCCGAAATTCTCGAGCCAGTTGATCGTATGAAAACTGAAACCATCGTAGAGCTGCGCGATATCGACGTCGGCAGGTTTGAGGTCGGTTCGGCCCCACATCATTTCAGCGACCTTCGGCTGCGCCTGCGTGTCGAGTTCGGCAAGCTGCGTCCAGCTGTTGCGGTACTGCATCGACGAGCCGATCGCCTCAATGCGGATCGGCGGATTCCTGAGCGAGCGCGCAACATCCATCCGCGACACGATAATCGCCGCCGCACCATCGATTGGCACGTCGCAGTCGTAGAGCCGCAACGGTGTCGCGATCAGCGGCGAGGCGAGATAATCATCGATAGTGATCGGTGCCTTGTAGATCGCATTGGGGTTGAAGGCGGCGTTGCGGCGCTGGTTGACGGCGATCTGTCCCACCTGTTCAGCCTTTATACCGCTCTTGTGGACATAAAGGTTGAAGTAGAGCGCCTGCTGGAGCGCCGCTGCGTAGGTATAATAGGGCGCGTACCAGGCGAAGGGTCCGGCCTGCCGCTGGCCCTCGCGTAGCAGCGAATTGGCGTAAGCGGTCTTGCGCGCGGTCGCTTCATACATGGTACGGAAGATCAGCACATTGCGGCATAGCCCAGCCGCGATTGCGCCTACCGCGTTGAAAACCGCGCCATATTGCCCCGGTGCCTCACCCCCGCCGCTGTACCAGCCAAGCTCGAGCCGCAGAGCATCCTGGAGAGCAGCGCAGCCAACTGGCGAAAAGCCCGAGCCGTCGGCGCGCTCGCCTGGCCATGTCGCGAGCCCGTCGATGTCGGCGCGGGTGAGGCCGGCATCGGCAATCGCCTCGAGCGCTGCATCGACGGTGAGCGCGAGCGCAGACTTGGTAGCTCCTCGCGACACCTCGGACATGCCGACCCCGGTGATCGCGGTATTCTTCTCAGCAAAGCCGCTCATGCGCGCACCGGGCGAAAGAGGGGCACAAAGATGTCCTCTGCCTGCACAAATTCGACCTCGACCTCCATGCCGAACGCGACGGAGTCTGGCGGGCAGCCGATGATATTGCAGGCGAGGCGAACATCGTCCTGTTCCTCAATGGCAACGAGCGCGAGAACATAGGGCACCGCAAGGCCCGGCACCCAGGCCTTGTGATTGACCGTAAAGGTCACGACCCTGCCGCGGCCCGAAACGGCTTGCGGGGCAACATCGCGGCTTTCGCATCGGGGACAAAAGGGAAGCGGCGGATGAACAAAATACTTGCAGGACCCGCAGCGATAGATCGCGAGCTTTCCCTCGCTCCCCCATGTCCAATAGGCTTCATTGTCCCGGTCGATTACCGGCAGTGTCCGCGCGGCCATATGCCTCCCCCACTTATGTAACTACGTCATAATCCAAGAGTTGACACATCGTCAATTTTTAGGATGATGTGTGCAACGAGAATGACATGAGAGGAGAGTCGCCATGCAGATGGACGACATGATCATTATCAGCGTCGACGATCACGCGATTGAGCCGCCCGAGGCGTTCATCCGCCACTATCCCGAAGGCAAGAAAGACCGCGCACCGCGTATCGTGCGGGAGAATGGCAAGGACATCTGGCTCTGGAACGGGCAGCGTTTCCCAACGATCGGCCTCAACGCGGTCGTTGGCCGCCCGCGCAGTGAATATGGCATGGAGCCCAGTGCCTTCGATCAGCTCCGTCCAGGAACCTATGATCCCAAGCTGCGCGTCGACGACATGAACGCAAATGGCGTCCTCGCTTCACTCAACTTTCCCACTATGCCAAGCTTCGCCGGGGGAACATTTGTCGGAATGGCGCAAAAGGACCCCGAAGAGGCCTTGCTCGCTTGCCGGGCCTGGAACGACTGGCATGTGCAGGAGTGGTGTGCAGCAGCGCCAGGCCGCTTCATTCCCATGTGCCTCATTCCGATGTGGAACATGGACGACACGCTCGCCGAACTGAAGCGGATGAGCGATCTCGGCGTCCATGCCGTGAGCTTCTCCGACAATCCGGCGAATATCGGCCTGCCGAGCATCCACAATGAATATTGGGAACCCTTCTGGAAAGCCTGCAGCGACTACAAGATGGTGATCAACTGCCATATCGGCACTGGCGCCCGCGCGATGCACCCCTCGAGCGAGAGCCCGATCGATGCGTGGATCACCGCCATGCCGATCTCGATCGCCAATTCGGCTGCCGACTGGACCTTTGCCACCTTCTGGCAGAGGTATCCGGATCTGCGCATGGCCTTGTCCGAAGGCGGAATCGGATGGATACCCTATTTTCTCGAGCGGGCCGACT contains:
- a CDS encoding thiolase family protein produces the protein MSGFAEKNTAITGVGMSEVSRGATKSALALTVDAALEAIADAGLTRADIDGLATWPGERADGSGFSPVGCAALQDALRLELGWYSGGGEAPGQYGAVFNAVGAIAAGLCRNVLIFRTMYEATARKTAYANSLLREGQRQAGPFAWYAPYYTYAAALQQALYFNLYVHKSGIKAEQVGQIAVNQRRNAAFNPNAIYKAPITIDDYLASPLIATPLRLYDCDVPIDGAAAIIVSRMDVARSLRNPPIRIEAIGSSMQYRNSWTQLAELDTQAQPKVAEMMWGRTDLKPADVDIAQLYDGFSFHTINWLENFGFCERYGAKDFIEGGKRIALDGELPVNTGGGALSAGRLHAYGAVHEACTQLWGRAGERQVAGTPQVCATSTSGGPLAGAMLLVRD
- a CDS encoding Zn-ribbon domain-containing OB-fold protein; amino-acid sequence: MAARTLPVIDRDNEAYWTWGSEGKLAIYRCGSCKYFVHPPLPFCPRCESRDVAPQAVSGRGRVVTFTVNHKAWVPGLAVPYVLALVAIEEQDDVRLACNIIGCPPDSVAFGMEVEVEFVQAEDIFVPLFRPVRA
- a CDS encoding amidohydrolase family protein; the encoded protein is MQMDDMIIISVDDHAIEPPEAFIRHYPEGKKDRAPRIVRENGKDIWLWNGQRFPTIGLNAVVGRPRSEYGMEPSAFDQLRPGTYDPKLRVDDMNANGVLASLNFPTMPSFAGGTFVGMAQKDPEEALLACRAWNDWHVQEWCAAAPGRFIPMCLIPMWNMDDTLAELKRMSDLGVHAVSFSDNPANIGLPSIHNEYWEPFWKACSDYKMVINCHIGTGARAMHPSSESPIDAWITAMPISIANSAADWTFATFWQRYPDLRMALSEGGIGWIPYFLERADFTHEHHHEWTFTDFKGERPSDLFKRHIICCFIDDQFGVKNLEYMNEDMVAYECDYPHSDTVWPNVPEYLWASVNGLQKETIDKITHLNVMREYCFDAFTLNGGRENCTVGHLRELGKDVDVSPRHNLGGLKADSMDAVGKARRPVTSGDIERMFASA